From the genome of Oncorhynchus gorbuscha isolate QuinsamMale2020 ecotype Even-year linkage group LG18, OgorEven_v1.0, whole genome shotgun sequence:
TAAAATGAATAGGATTGTTGTAGGAAGGTGCTTTTGCATGACACCCACATCAGAAAAGTGAAGAAAAAAGTATAACATTTTTTTCAATCAACTTGGAGTATTAATTTACCTTTAAGAAGTATGCATTGAAGTTATGGGATTTCAAAAAAGGAGAAACATTACACCACTTCAGCATAGAATTATCTCTAGAAAACAGTACGGCACATTACAGTGAATACAAATCTTACACATGAAACATTACATTTGAATAAACCTATTTGAATAATGGTATTTACACATCTCGATTTGATTGTGTTATGTACAGCATTGGCATTGTTTGAAAAGTCTGTGCTTGATTTTTCTGGGTAATGAAAACCGTGTCAGAAAGAAATGCACTGTAATTTGATACAGTACATCATGGCACAAACTTCACCGAAGAGTTTCTCACATTGCCATTGTATATTAGTCTTGCTATAACAGCCCAAGTTGAGGTGATCAGTTctggggctctattcaatctgtctCGCTGAAGCGTTAGATTGCGTGATAGAAATGTGAAGGTCATTTCCTATTGAGCCAACATTTGcagtgtttaccgtgaatgcagtctcctctAATGCGGGAGAATTGCCTTTAAATCGCACTGCAAAGCTGAGCTTCCGAGATACGAATGGAATAGAGCCCCTAGTCCCGGAACCTCTGCAGCATCTCACAGGTCCTCTTCTCCAAGACTTCATGAATCCTCTTCAGCCTCTTATCGGAGATGGGTCTGACGTAGCTGTCGGGGTGTATCACGGCCATGCCGTCCTGTACATCCCCCATGACCAATAGGGGGCCCTCCTCCATGGTGATGTTGGGGCAGGGGCAGCTCCAGTCCATCTTAGCCAGGGTCACCTCCAGGTGGCGGGTGTTAAAGAATGCCAAGCCCATCTTCTCGTCGCGGAGGATCTTCTCTAGACTGAACCGGGCGATCCCAGAATCGAGGTCCTCAATCAGTTCCGTCAATCGACCGACGATGGCAAAATCGCTCCGGCACAGGCTCGGGACGATTTTACCTTTGACCCGGCATGTTTTGCAGGCTCGTCGTTTGGACTGCGGACAGTTTGCCTCGCACTCCTTCTTGGATCGGAAGCGATTGCCATTGCCCTGGCAACCGCCATAAGCAAAGGCCTGGCATTGTTTCAAGAGGGAGTTCCAGGCCCAGTGGGCCTCCCAGCTCTTGCAGGGGCCCTGGACCGCAGGTAAGGAACAGatccccatcccctccctctgaCAGGATGTCTGGCACTCCTCGTAGGTCTCGAAGCGGTTGCGGCTGTCATCGCAGCCCCCGTTGGAGAAGGCCAGGCAGGTACCTTGCTCGGCGTCGTAGTACCAGTCAACGTAGCGCTCGGCGGAGCACTCCCGCCGGTCCAGCTCCGCCAGGCAGTCGGCGGGTGAAAACGGGGGCCCCATGGGCATTCCCGCCATCTCGGGGTCCTCCGAGAAGATGTCTTCCTCGGCCCGAcggatgacagagagagggtagtCGGCGCGGAGGACCCCAGCTGCATTTCGGGCGACGCAAGTGTAGATGCCTGTGTCCCACACCTGGGCGTTGTAGACGACTAGCTGGCCGATGTTGGTGATGACCACGTTGCCGTACATCCGGTCGGGCCGCATTACCAGGCTCTCATGGCGCTCGCTCTGCTTCTCCCAGGTCACGGCGGGCCGCGGGACTCCCATTACATCGCAATGGAAGCTCACCGTGCCGCCTATGTAGACCGACTTGTAGCTGGGGTTGGAGAAGAGCGTTGGGGGAATGGGGTCTTCCAGGAAGGACGTCAGTGTCGGATTGGCTGTTGTGTCCTGGGGGAGTGGACTTGTTTGAGGCCCAGATAGATGAAACCGGCAGGTCACCACAGTTAGTGTCACACCCTGTGTACACGCCTCAGCATCCATGTAACACTTGTTGAAGTAGGTGAGTCCGTCGGAGGCACAGGTGAAGCTAGGATCTTTCTCGCAGTGGTCCTGGCACTTGCAGATGGGCTGGCCCTCCCAGATGTCGCAGGTGGCCCCCTGTTGGCTGCAGATGAAGCCCTGGCAGGTGGCGATGGAGCCCTGGCCCCCGGAGCCCTTCTCTCCTCCGCCCTGGCCATCCGGCTGAGCAGGGGTGCCATCAGAAAAACGGGCGGCCACACAGCTGAAGAGTCCACAAACATTGGTGCAGCATTTCTCAAAGCCAGCACAGTCCTGGGGAATAACAACAGGCATTTACTGAGGCAAAAATACATAGTATATTTAATACAACAAAACACCAAGTGGTAGacctaataaaataaaaataaaatatactgtatgactacacGTTCATTACAACACATTTCCTTACAACTGTTGACGTTTGTCATAAACAAATGACACAATGGATTGTGGAATTAAATATTGAATACATATATTTAAGGGCTCACCTCGTCAACTTCACATTCCCGTTCGCAGGTGCTTTGTGCATCAACCCAAAGGTTAGCATTCAGCTTGTTGGGACAAACTCCTGGATGTTCCACTTTGGAACCAGCTAGACTTGCACTCCGGGTCTGATGTGGGAAGACGCAGAGGCAAACCAAAAACACAAGAGAGGACCAACCAACGCGTCCTGATAAGAGTCCTTTTGGGTATATAAGTGCTTTTGGCTGGTTTGTGTCCACGTTCTTTCCACCTCCAACCTCTCCACGGCTGAGGGAAGATATATTCATTTTAAAAAGGAATTTCATGAAAGTCATCCATCAAGAAGTTCCATAACTTCCATGCAACCCCTCAGGAAAATACCTCCATTTTGTTCAAATGCAACCATCCAGTTTGTGCGTAACCAATCTGGGCACCAGTGCCAATTTTGTTGCTCGCCACGCAAGAGAAACGGTTCTCAAATTTCAGATGAATAAACCATTGTCCAACAAAAACATCTCCCTCTGCGCTGTACATTGATTCAACAAGTAGCCTCAAATAAGAGGACAAAAATAACATCTGTGAATCCACTCTGGTTTGATAACATCGCAAAACGTTTCGACTAAAACAAAAAAAACTGCACACAAAATAAATCAGGCTATATCTACGCTGACTTCCAAGACGTGCGGAGTCAACTCACCACACAAAGAGATAAAGAAGCAATATCGGTTTTTGGTGTGACTAGAGGTAGGAAGGGCAGCGCCTCTGACCGCCCCCATGCTTGTCCAGTGTCTGAAACGTTTATGAAGCAGCACCATGCGCTAAGCAACTGGACAAACATTGTAAAGACATCAAAGGAAGCTTGATAGGGCGGTGTTGTCAAGCTGTACCAACAACAGTACGCACTGGGCCAAACATTCCGGTGAGAAATTCATCAATGTTTCAtgcgtccagacaaaaactctaCAAGTGTTGCTCATATACATGGGCCATGATTGAGAAGTTTCCTAACATGCACtggctttgtcttggccaggtcgcagttgtaaatgagaacttgttctcaactggcctacctggttaaataaaataaatgcacTGATAAAGAAGTTGACATAAGTGTCTAATTCCGTTTTTTTACGCAATGAGTAGACTATGGTGTAATTTGATACAGTGTATCAAGAACATATAACATGTTGTTATTAAATATTGAATATGTCATGTTGAACATAGACAACTTTTTAAATGTGGGATTAATTAGACTAGATAGGCTATCTGAATGAGAAAGAATCAAACATTTTGAGGAGGCGCGCACAGGAGAACTGTCAAGAAATATGCGCAATTTGACACTGATAGTGCATGCATAGAAACATGTTGTTTACGTTTGGTTGTGTTCAAGTCGAAGTCTAGACGCGTCGGTCAGTTTACACCCATCATTCACACAAAGCTCAGAGATGCCACGGTCAGGTGGCAAGACGTAAAGCGACACATTTTCAATGGTGTGCGACTCATCTTTGTCTCGACACGGTTCAAAGGGCTATGAGAAGCAAACTCCCCTCGCTTTCATTTGACGTGACCCTTCAACCTTCGCGTGACTTTTGACCGCCGGTATTCAGAGACGCTGCGGAGAGGCCGCGAGCCAGGGGCTGCCGAGCCAATAACCCCGGGGCGACTAATCAATTCAGACCCCCCACCGTTTTACTTCAATTGAGCTTGATACCGACAGCCAAGGGGTCGGAGAGGACAAAGAGAAACAAATAATTCCCACCGCCCGCGCACTGACATTGTTAAAGCTTTGAATAGCCAATAATATCACTACAAAACTCAAGCTAGCAATAAAACCAGATAAAAGAACATATTACGGCacaacggggactgtgaagagacagctatttttaaaatatattttgtattgtaaGTTGCACTGTATTGTAGGTAAGTGGCCTTGCATGAGCCATTGCTTGTGCGAGCCAGAACGGCTCATAGGGCAGGAGCCATCTCCTGTTTTCTGAAGCGTGAGGCAGAAACAGGTGACATGGTATTATGTATATTAtttgttgtgttttgtttcctaTTTGGTCCCCAGGAAGAGTAGGGCAAGTGCTAAATATGCACATGAGCAAAACTTATATCAACTAATCAAAAATATACAATACAGTTATTCAGTAATAAATCATTTTGAATAAAAAAAAGTATAACAGTTTAATTTGGGGAAAACCATTGCTTTCCATGGCAACTATGCAGCCACGTTTATTTGCAAAACCGTTCATCATCCTTACAATCAACTCAGCAGCTTATACCACATACAGGTAGTGCTTATAATACCCTGAATAATGATTCTTTTCCTTGCAGAGAAAAATGGCATGCATTGGTTTTCATCTCTCTTGCAGTGAACATAGGGAATGTCTCAGTGTAAATACATTCTAAGAATTTTGTCCTTTAAAAATATAAAAGACACCAACAAAAACATGAATATTATTTCTAAACAAATGGGTATAAATAAAATTGTGAATATGAACTCTTTATTTTGTATTAAGCTTGTATGTATTTTGCCTTATGTGGATACATTTAAGTTTACTGGAGTCCAAAGTTAGTAAGTCACAAGTTAACATAACCACTTATCAAAGTGATTCAGATGAAAGAGATTTTAGCCCTTTGCGTCATTCCCCAAAAAATCCTACTGATACTTCAAGATAAATCATGATACCGGTAAAAAGCCAGGCACATACTGGTTACTCACAGGGTCACTCAGGGCAAAGGGCCATGAATGAGCCAACAGACTTGGATCAACACACCATTGGCTCTCTGATCAGCATTAAAAGGTAGACTCAGCTAAATGACATTGCCACGAGCAGCACGGCAGATATGGAGATGATCACGATGCAAGACTTCACTCTCACACTGTTCACAGCCTGGTAGCCACAGGACAATAACAGCATAGAAGTAGACCCTCACGCTTAGTTGTTAtggaagtcccccccccccatgcagtttactttctgcatctacgTCATATTGCTGAGTATACCTTTAAACTGCAAACAGTGAGGGAGAGCAGTCTGATATTGCACCCATTATTCTGAAATGAAACCATTGAAATCTACAAATGACCCTATGCTATAACAGCTTGACCCCATTTGCTTTTAAATCAATCCTATGAGCACAGACCAGACTGGTGTTATACATTCTGGTGCCAAACAGGACAAGGACCCAAGTCaacagacagagcaacacacaGAAGACCAACAGAtggatgggcggcaggtagcctagtggttagagcgttggactagaaaccgaaaggttgccagatcaaatccccgagctgacaaggtaaaatgtgttctgcacctgaacaaggcagttaacccactgttcctaggccgtcattgaaaataagaatttgttcttaacagagttgcctagttaaataaaggtaacattaaGACACACACAAGAAAACTTTGTCAgagagtaaaaaataaaaaaaagttagcTGCAGCGTCAATATTTTAAGTGTTCCATTTGTTGGCAAATCCGTGTGAGATCTGGAAAGAATAATCGCTCAATGTGTTTCTGAGCCATATCAAACCAGTTCAGTAGGCAGCAAATGAAAATTAAAAAGACAAACAAGAAAGGACAACCTGTAAGAAATAAGAAACGCTCAAATTTGCGGTTTCCGCTGCAAAACATTTTCCATcgcatgccctaatgaacacgacccagacATAGGCTATAAGTATTGAAGAGGGACAAAGTCAACGGACAGGCATAATAACACAATCCCACACAAACTCGCGAAACATTCAAGACGAATCACGTAAGAAGTCAGTGCAAAACATCCACTGGAAAACAAGCCGACCTATTACCACGCATGTACACTAAGTCTACTTAAATATACCCAGTGAATCTGTTCAGAGTCCTCATACTCTCTTGTAGTGTTGACAGGAAGGTGAGTGATGACATCCAAGCTTAAAGTCCAAGAGGATGTATGGAGAGAAATTGTCAtgtctttttgtaggcactaactcaGCCACGGTTCGATGAACAAAGCCTATGGGGAAAATGACTGTCGTTTTTTAGATAAACACTGAAAATAAGGTCTGGGATAATCTTCATTAGCTAATGTCACTTTGTGAATTTTGATGCATTTATGTAATAAAAAAAGCACATAAAGGTTTCATAATGAATAAAGGTCATAATAACTGACtgctattatctcatagaacaaagtgtataagatctcctaagcctgtgtttaccacagaccttattttcagtGTTTATCTCAAAAACCCTATTCTTTCCCCATAGGAAAGGCTGAAAAAAACAGAGGTAACTCACTTCTGGGTTTTAGGACGACAAGCTAGTGAGCTCTACTGGTTACAGTGGGTGGTAGCTGTAGGTTTAACGGAGACGCACAAGATGGCGCTAGGGGTCTAAGAAAGAGTGAAAGCCATATTGGACTCACTCACAGCTTTTACAGTTCCTGTTGTGTGTTTATGCATCTCCAAATTGGGGCCCCTGAGCGCCCCATACAGCGATAGCATTAGGCCCAATGGGAGGCCTCAGAAgttcctccctcacccctcactagGTGATGTTACAGATActtttgctgctgctactcttggGGGGGCTCGGAGGCGGTTTAAAGGACTTGGAGCGTTTGAGACTGTTTcccttgctgctgctgctgctgttgttgttgctcaCGCTGCCGCCCGCCGCATTGGTGGCCACGGAGTAGGAGCGTCCATGCATCATGACAGCATTCATTCCGTTGGCCATGGAGAAGGACTTGAGGTGGGACTTGATGGCCATGGGGAGAGGCAGCTTGTCAATGAGGTGGACGGGGGTGCATGAGACGATGGAGCGGCAACACAGGTCCTGGAGGCTGAACACTGGTGGGGAGGGGGATGGACAGGGAAGGACATAGTCAAGTTGTATTACATGCAATAACTGTATAGTAGAGGACATGACAACAATGTAGTTGTGTTGCTGGTTTATTTTGCAGGTGGGACAGCTGCTGTTGCGTCAATGACGAGGAGAGCCCAGTGCGCTTCCTCCCATCAAATGAGAACCCAGCAAGCAAGAGACAACCACCTTTCATTATTTCAAATAAActcggcaaaaaaagaaacatcctctcactgtcaactgctttaattttcagcaaacttagtgtaaatatttgtatgaacataacaagattcaacaactgagacacaaactgaacaagttaaatagacatgtgactaacagaaatggaataatgtgtccctgaacaaagggggggtcaaaatcaaaagaaagtcagtatctggtgtggccaccagctgcattaagtactgcagtgtatctcctcctcatggactgcacgagatttgccagttcttgctgtgagatgttaccccactcttccaccaaggcacgtGCAacttcccggacatttctgtggggaatggcccttgccctcaccctccgatccaacaggtcccagacgtactcaatgggattgagatccgggctcttcgctggccatggaagaacactgacattcctgtcttgcaaggattcacacacagaacgagcagtatggctggtggcattgtcatgttggagggttatgtcaggatgagcctacaggaaggttaccacatgaaggaggaggatgtcttccctgtaacgcacagcgttgatattgcctgcaatgacaataagctcagtccgatgatgcggTGACACAcatccccagaccatgacggaccctccacctcgatcacgttccagagtacaggcctcggtgtaacgctcattccttcgatgataaacgcgaatctgaccataacccctggtgagacaaaaccacgactcgtcagtgaagagcactttttgccagtcctgtctggtccagtgacggtgggtttgtgtctataggcgacgttgttgccggtgatgtctggtgaggacctgccttataacaggcctacaagccctcagtccagcctctctcaggctactacatacagtctgagcactgatggatgggattgtgtgttcctggtgtaactcgggcagttgttgttgccatcctgtacctgtcccgcaggtgtgatgttcggatgtaccgatcctgtgcaagtgttgttacacgtggtctgccactgcgaggacaatcagctgtccgtcctgtctccctgtagcgctgtcttaggcatctcacagtacggaaaTTGAAATGTATTGGcctggccacatctgtagtcctcacgcctctttgcagcatgcccaaggcacgttcacgcagatgagcagggaccctgggcatctttcttttggtgtttttcagagtcagtagaaaggcctctttagtgtcctatgttttaataactgtgaccttaattgcctactgtctgtaaactgttagtgtcttaatgtccGTTCCACAGGTGTttgttcattgtttatggttcattgaacaagcacgggaaacagtgtttaaaccctttacaatgaagatctgtgaagttatttggatgtttacaaatgatctttgaaagacagggtcctcaAAAAGGGAcgcttctttttttgctgagtttagatataTTCCATATATGAATCAAATCAAAGACTTGAAGGGTAGCAACATAAAATAACAAACAAACCCAAGTTTCCTCACACCAACAATAACCTTTCCCATTGTTTTACTGCACCCTAAGGCTTCCCAACCCAAGACCCTACAGTGGCTGTAACTTTAGTCTTCCCTGGTCTCCTCACCTCGGTTTGGTCTCCAGAACTTCTCCATGCCGTGCCTCATCAGCACGATGCGCGACAGCTCCGTGAACGACTCGATGACGTTGAAGTTGCACAGAGGGCTGACCTCAAAGAAGGTCATGCCGTTCTTCTCGGCGTAGGCGCGGGCCTGCTCCGTGGGCACCTGCCTCTTATAGGCCAGGTGGAGCCGGTTACCTACTAGGATGCGGGGCACCCCCGGGGCATgctgggggaaaggagagaaatcAATAGGAGGATGATATTGAGAGTAGGGGTTGTTTTGTTAACAACTCCCATCTTGTTTACGATTCCTTTAATCAAATCACACACAAACCCTGTTCGAACAGGAAACACACCGGCCTTCTCAAAGCAGGAAACGGGAAGAGCAGAAATCACCTTTATTCTGTAAATACATTTGCATGTCCAGGAATTTCTTGGTGAAATGGTGCTGctacagagtcagacagacaataGACAGAAAATACTAAATATAGAGACACAGAATCCACACACAGCAAGTACACTGAAGCTAaaaactacagactatataattAACACTTTAAACTACATtagaacaaaacaaaacattaggaacacctgccctTTCcaagacacagactgaccaggtggacccaggtgaaaactatgatccttTTTGATGTCAGTTGTTAAATCCACTGTTTCCGTTCTCTATATACGTTCTGCACGAAAACCTGTCCCTGATATTCACACCTCTGAATTTAACTTCACACTTTTTACTGTATAATAAAAAAGGCTACTGCAGAAAAGAGCTGATTTGATCATATCCAAAGGCCTACTTGTGATTGGGCAGGAGGAATGTAGTAAGGGAATAGAAATGCATAATGATCTGCATTTTCATTGTGGCAGTAAGGGGAAAACACACTAGGCCTATATGAAACCATCTTTAGACTACtcttcacacacaccacacacacacacacacgcaaatttaggcaccaaacagaatttAAGGAACAGACAAAACAGAAGAgaaaaaatagattttagattctgaTTTAGCTTAGAATACATTTATCAGGCATATGCATCCTACCTTTGAAGCATCTCTTTGAGAGGACTATCTATCCCTTTT
Proteins encoded in this window:
- the LOC124003818 gene encoding WAP, Kazal, immunoglobulin, Kunitz and NTR domain-containing protein-like, which gives rise to MTFMKFLFKMNISSLSRGEVGGGKNVDTNQPKALIYPKGLLSGRVGWSSLVFLVCLCVFPHQTRSASLAGSKVEHPGVCPNKLNANLWVDAQSTCERECEVDEDCAGFEKCCTNVCGLFSCVAARFSDGTPAQPDGQGGGEKGSGGQGSIATCQGFICSQQGATCDIWEGQPICKCQDHCEKDPSFTCASDGLTYFNKCYMDAEACTQGVTLTVVTCRFHLSGPQTSPLPQDTTANPTLTSFLEDPIPPTLFSNPSYKSVYIGGTVSFHCDVMGVPRPAVTWEKQSERHESLVMRPDRMYGNVVITNIGQLVVYNAQVWDTGIYTCVARNAAGVLRADYPLSVIRRAEEDIFSEDPEMAGMPMGPPFSPADCLAELDRRECSAERYVDWYYDAEQGTCLAFSNGGCDDSRNRFETYEECQTSCQREGMGICSLPAVQGPCKSWEAHWAWNSLLKQCQAFAYGGCQGNGNRFRSKKECEANCPQSKRRACKTCRVKGKIVPSLCRSDFAIVGRLTELIEDLDSGIARFSLEKILRDEKMGLAFFNTRHLEVTLAKMDWSCPCPNITMEEGPLLVMGDVQDGMAVIHPDSYVRPISDKRLKRIHEVLEKRTCEMLQRFRD
- the LOC124003702 gene encoding ras-related protein Rab-40C-like; the protein is MRGMMATQGSPVKSYDYLLKFLLVGDSDVGKGEILDSLQDGSAESPYPYSSGIDYKTTTILLDGRRVKLELWDTSGQGRFCTIFRSYSRGAQGILLVYDITNGWSFDGIDRWIREIDEHAPGVPRILVGNRLHLAYKRQVPTEQARAYAEKNGMTFFEVSPLCNFNVIESFTELSRIVLMRHGMEKFWRPNRVFSLQDLCCRSIVSCTPVHLIDKLPLPMAIKSHLKSFSMANGMNAVMMHGRSYSVATNAAGGSVSNNNSSSSSKGNSLKRSKSFKPPPSPPKSSSSKSICNIT